The Anaerolineales bacterium genome includes the window CCAGCGGGGTGTCATCCGGGAGAGGCCGAGGATGCTGGTAGCCATTACGCGTGGGGTCAGCCCGTCGATTGTCAACTGCGAACTCACGCATCTCGCGCGTGAGCCGATCGATGTCGTCCTGGCCGTCGAGCAGCACGCGGCCTATGAGGCCGCCCTGTCAGCGTTGGGGTGTGACGTGCAGCGGCTTGAGGTGCAGCCGGACCTGCCCGACTCGGTCTTTGTTGAGGATATTGCAGTCGTGCTCGATGAAGTCGCGCTGATCCTGAGATCCGGCGCCCCTTCACGCAGAGCGGA containing:
- a CDS encoding N(G),N(G)-dimethylarginine dimethylaminohydrolase; protein product: MLVAITRGVSPSIVNCELTHLAREPIDVVLAVEQHAAYEAALSALGCDVQRLEVQPDLPDSVFVEDIAVVLDEVALILRSGAPSRRA